From a single Cyclobacterium marinum DSM 745 genomic region:
- a CDS encoding heavy metal translocating P-type ATPase: MKKLQIKIPLLLPEVPDEKDQCVQKLIQQLQDKEGLEKVHVADETDNGVPQLCFHYNPELITIDQIQKLAKRTGASIIDKYGHRLIEVEGIRHTRHARKIEEALNRLDGVLQSAVSASGMIGLEFETAKINDEKILTVLRKEGLDILSTEVEVERYIKKTHEAEKGEEQKEEADKEHEHEEGEDHEHSHGGIFGKNTELIFSIICGALLGIGFGLSYVEAVPSWVSLALYIGAYFFGGYFTAKEAIQTVAKGGFEIDFLMLVAAIGAAILGEWAEGALLLFLFSMGHALEHYAMNKARKSIAALADLAPKTALVKRNGKTEEVGIEELSIGDIIVVKPNSKISADGVIVSGTSSVNQAPITGESVPVDKEPVDNPDKDWSQEKDIKDENRAFSGTINGNNTLEIKVIKVAKDSTLSRLVKLVNEAQTQKSPTQLLTDKFEKYFVPSVLALVVLLLGAFLVIDETFSESFYRAMAVLVAASPCALAISTPSAVLSGVARAAKGGVLIKGGRPLEDLGVLTALAFDKTGTLTEGKPKLTKVVPLGNVSENELLKIAVAVENLSDHPLAKAVVRDGKERLKDTVIPEASDLEAVLGKGIKASLGSDKIYIGNLDLFEDLDENKPSQEIEEQVRELEGGGNTTMLIRRNAEYIGTIALMDTPRESAKATLAELKKIGIKRMIMLTGDNQQVADAVAKEIGLTDAWGSLLPEEKVDAIKKLKEQESKVAMVGDGVNDAPAMANSTVGIAMGAAGSDVALETADIALMADKLETLPFAIGLSRKAKGIIKQNLWISLGIVALLIPSTIFGLANIGIAVLIHEGSTLVVVFNALRLLAYKKHLS; encoded by the coding sequence ATGAAAAAGCTACAAATAAAAATACCATTACTCCTGCCTGAAGTACCGGACGAGAAGGATCAATGTGTGCAAAAACTTATTCAACAACTTCAGGATAAAGAAGGCCTTGAAAAAGTGCATGTAGCAGACGAAACCGACAATGGCGTACCACAGCTATGCTTTCACTATAACCCTGAGCTTATTACGATTGATCAGATACAAAAATTAGCTAAACGTACAGGTGCTTCCATTATTGATAAATACGGTCACCGGTTAATTGAGGTAGAAGGGATTCGTCATACCCGTCATGCCAGAAAAATTGAAGAAGCACTCAATAGATTAGATGGAGTTTTACAGTCCGCAGTATCTGCTTCGGGTATGATCGGATTAGAATTTGAAACAGCAAAAATAAACGATGAAAAAATCCTTACTGTATTGCGCAAAGAAGGTTTAGATATTCTATCTACAGAAGTAGAAGTCGAGCGGTACATAAAAAAGACACATGAAGCCGAAAAAGGCGAAGAGCAAAAAGAAGAAGCTGATAAGGAACATGAACATGAGGAAGGTGAAGATCATGAACATTCGCATGGAGGCATTTTCGGTAAAAACACCGAGCTGATTTTTTCTATCATCTGCGGAGCATTGCTCGGAATTGGCTTTGGATTGTCTTATGTAGAGGCTGTGCCTTCCTGGGTGAGCCTCGCATTATACATCGGGGCATACTTCTTTGGTGGCTATTTCACAGCCAAAGAAGCCATTCAAACAGTGGCCAAAGGCGGCTTTGAAATTGATTTCCTGATGCTGGTAGCGGCCATTGGAGCGGCAATTCTGGGCGAATGGGCGGAAGGTGCATTACTCCTCTTCCTTTTTAGCATGGGGCATGCGCTGGAACACTATGCCATGAACAAAGCCCGTAAATCCATTGCTGCTTTAGCAGATCTCGCTCCTAAAACGGCATTAGTTAAGCGAAATGGTAAAACGGAAGAAGTAGGTATAGAAGAACTAAGCATAGGCGACATCATTGTGGTGAAGCCCAATAGCAAAATCTCAGCCGATGGCGTGATTGTCAGTGGTACAAGTAGTGTGAATCAGGCACCAATCACCGGGGAAAGTGTGCCGGTAGATAAAGAACCGGTGGATAATCCCGATAAAGACTGGTCACAGGAAAAAGACATCAAAGACGAGAACCGTGCTTTTTCGGGTACCATCAATGGCAACAATACGCTGGAAATCAAAGTCATTAAAGTAGCGAAGGACTCTACCCTCTCCCGTTTGGTAAAATTGGTGAATGAAGCCCAGACTCAGAAATCACCTACCCAACTTCTTACTGATAAGTTTGAGAAATACTTCGTGCCTTCTGTACTGGCACTGGTTGTACTATTGCTAGGTGCTTTTTTGGTCATTGACGAAACCTTTAGTGAGAGTTTTTACCGCGCGATGGCCGTACTGGTTGCTGCAAGTCCATGTGCGTTGGCGATCTCCACGCCTAGCGCTGTTTTGAGTGGGGTTGCCCGCGCTGCAAAAGGTGGTGTGCTTATAAAAGGTGGACGGCCGTTGGAAGATCTGGGCGTTTTGACAGCTCTGGCCTTCGACAAAACCGGAACGCTAACCGAGGGAAAACCTAAACTCACCAAAGTAGTTCCTCTTGGGAACGTGAGTGAAAATGAACTCTTAAAAATAGCGGTGGCGGTGGAAAACCTAAGTGACCACCCGCTGGCAAAAGCGGTAGTGAGGGATGGGAAAGAGCGGTTAAAAGATACAGTCATTCCAGAAGCGAGTGATCTTGAAGCCGTGTTGGGGAAAGGGATCAAAGCTTCATTGGGAAGTGATAAAATCTACATAGGAAACCTTGACTTGTTTGAGGATCTGGATGAAAATAAACCTTCTCAGGAAATAGAAGAACAAGTAAGGGAACTCGAAGGAGGTGGCAACACCACCATGCTTATCCGCAGGAACGCAGAATACATCGGTACGATAGCACTAATGGACACACCGCGTGAATCGGCAAAGGCAACTCTGGCCGAACTGAAAAAAATTGGCATCAAGCGCATGATCATGCTTACCGGGGATAACCAGCAAGTAGCCGATGCTGTAGCCAAAGAAATCGGGCTTACAGATGCCTGGGGAAGCTTGTTGCCCGAAGAAAAAGTGGATGCTATCAAAAAATTGAAAGAACAAGAATCTAAAGTAGCGATGGTTGGTGATGGCGTGAATGATGCCCCAGCCATGGCCAACAGCACGGTAGGTATTGCTATGGGAGCTGCCGGAAGTGATGTAGCTCTGGAGACAGCCGATATCGCCTTGATGGCGGACAAGCTGGAAACTTTGCCTTTTGCAATTGGGTTGAGTAGAAAGGCAAAAGGCATTATCAAGCAAAATCTCTGGATTAGTTTAGGAATAGTGGCTTTGCTAATTCCTTCAACTATTTTTGGTTTGGCTAATATTGGTATTGCAGTGCTTATTCATGAAGGTTCTACCTTGGTGGTAGTCTTTAATGCATTGAGATTATTGGCATATAAAAAACACCTATCTTG
- the nhaA gene encoding Na+/H+ antiporter NhaA, with protein sequence MDRSIEISNSGLAYIRETARKFLDRETTGGLLLIGATIIALVLGNSPWADAYHHYLKDEFLFELSEHFSFGLTTEEWINDGLMAIFFLVAGMELKREIMVGELSSFKKASMPLMGAIGGMILPALIFAGFNYGTENINGWGIPMATDIAYSLGIISLLGKRVPAQIKIFLVALAIADDLGAILVIALFYSNELSGLYFSAGGGVFILLLLLNRFGVKNLFWYIVGGVALWYCFLNSGIHPTIAGVLLAVTIPVKPKLDSKVLKERTVHNIKALEETDIENRDPMQDKRQGQILKAIKKDTENARPPLLRLENSLIDFNAFFIIPIFAIANAGVKLDVGFMEVVSGSLGLGILLGLAVGKVAGIGLFAFIGQKLGIAELHPSLKWRHIIGMGLIAGIGFTMSLFITNLAFDNPEIIKVSKISILMASLIAAIGGVITLVIGTKQNNYKETENYDYSENE encoded by the coding sequence ATGGATCGGTCAATAGAAATTAGCAACTCCGGATTAGCATATATTAGAGAAACTGCCCGTAAGTTTCTAGACAGGGAGACCACCGGAGGATTGCTTCTAATTGGCGCAACTATTATTGCCCTAGTGCTGGGCAATTCCCCTTGGGCAGATGCTTACCACCACTATCTGAAAGACGAATTTCTCTTTGAACTATCCGAACATTTTTCTTTTGGTCTGACCACCGAGGAATGGATCAATGACGGGCTGATGGCCATATTCTTTCTGGTGGCCGGCATGGAACTGAAGCGGGAAATAATGGTGGGCGAATTATCGTCCTTCAAAAAAGCTTCTATGCCGCTCATGGGAGCAATCGGTGGTATGATTTTACCCGCACTGATTTTCGCAGGTTTTAACTACGGTACGGAAAATATCAATGGCTGGGGAATCCCTATGGCTACAGATATTGCCTATTCTTTGGGCATCATTAGCCTGTTGGGTAAACGGGTACCTGCTCAGATAAAAATCTTTTTGGTGGCGCTGGCCATAGCGGATGATTTGGGGGCAATACTCGTTATTGCACTCTTTTACAGCAATGAGCTTAGTGGGCTGTACTTCAGTGCTGGTGGAGGCGTATTCATCCTTTTGTTACTGTTAAACCGTTTTGGGGTAAAAAACCTCTTCTGGTACATTGTGGGAGGAGTCGCTTTATGGTATTGCTTCCTGAATTCAGGCATTCACCCGACTATAGCAGGGGTGCTTTTAGCTGTAACCATACCTGTAAAACCCAAATTGGACAGTAAGGTTTTAAAGGAGCGTACCGTTCATAATATCAAAGCATTAGAAGAAACAGATATTGAAAACCGTGACCCCATGCAGGATAAGCGCCAAGGACAAATACTGAAAGCTATTAAAAAAGACACGGAAAATGCCAGGCCACCATTGCTCAGGTTAGAAAACAGTTTAATTGACTTTAATGCTTTTTTCATTATCCCGATTTTTGCCATTGCCAATGCAGGTGTAAAACTGGATGTCGGGTTTATGGAAGTGGTTTCGGGCTCTCTTGGGCTTGGTATTTTATTAGGGCTTGCCGTGGGTAAAGTTGCCGGTATTGGATTGTTCGCATTTATCGGTCAGAAATTAGGTATTGCAGAACTGCATCCTTCATTGAAATGGCGGCATATTATTGGTATGGGCCTTATAGCCGGTATAGGGTTCACCATGTCACTGTTTATTACCAACCTGGCATTTGACAATCCTGAGATTATCAAGGTATCCAAAATCAGTATTTTAATGGCTTCTCTAATTGCTGCTATAGGTGGTGTCATTACTTTGGTGATCGGCACGAAGCAGAATAACTATAAGGAGACTGAAAATTATGATTATTCTGAAAATGAATAA
- a CDS encoding SpoIIAA family protein: MIQLQETKKEILITAEMSGKITKKGIEKIHPLIHHIIDKGNKVDFYFELENLRRYKLEGLWEGLKVDTAHLSDYGKTEFEGNKKWQEWAAKAMDLFTDSEVKFFDLQEKQKAKEWIGQ; the protein is encoded by the coding sequence ATGATACAGCTACAGGAAACTAAAAAGGAAATCTTAATTACCGCTGAAATGAGCGGTAAGATCACAAAAAAAGGCATAGAAAAAATCCATCCGCTCATACATCATATCATCGATAAGGGAAATAAGGTAGATTTCTACTTTGAATTGGAAAACCTTCGCCGCTACAAGCTGGAAGGTTTATGGGAAGGCCTAAAGGTAGATACCGCACATTTATCAGATTATGGCAAAACGGAATTTGAAGGAAACAAAAAATGGCAGGAATGGGCGGCCAAAGCCATGGATTTGTTTACAGATTCAGAAGTCAAATTTTTTGACCTCCAGGAAAAGCAAAAGGCGAAGGAATGGATCGGTCAATAG
- a CDS encoding MgtC/SapB family protein codes for MDFQTEITLIPRLLVALVLGVLIGLDREIDGHAAGIRTYAAVCLGATLITIINAHIEVADQTRIVANIVSGIGFLGAGIIFKDGSKNFISGLTTAATIWATAAVGIAIGYGMYLIGSVTSALLILLLISHHFPFLKKKNIRT; via the coding sequence ATGGATTTTCAAACTGAAATAACGCTCATACCCAGACTACTTGTCGCCCTGGTACTCGGTGTTTTGATAGGACTCGACAGGGAAATTGACGGGCATGCCGCAGGAATCAGAACGTATGCTGCCGTTTGCCTGGGCGCAACCTTGATAACGATTATCAACGCCCATATTGAAGTGGCGGATCAGACCCGCATTGTTGCCAATATTGTTTCAGGCATTGGCTTTCTGGGTGCCGGTATCATTTTCAAAGATGGATCCAAAAATTTCATTTCAGGTTTGACAACCGCAGCTACTATTTGGGCCACTGCGGCTGTAGGAATTGCTATTGGATATGGCATGTACCTTATCGGGAGTGTCACATCCGCCTTGCTTATTCTATTATTGATTTCACATCATTTCCCTTTTTTAAAAAAGAAAAATATCAGAACATGA
- a CDS encoding bestrophin family protein: MLLNKRISILDFIKTIKVDIVLISSYAVVVGIFDQYGFLDKISVPIGVTAVFGTAVALLLGFRTNQSYERWWEARIIWGAIVNDSRTLVRQCVSFFERSNDSYEALVGEMANRQIIWCYALGESLRKLPFSHRVIKYTESNKTEAFNIPNALLSEHSETLLKAKEKGMVNDFQQVQIDSTIARLCDSMGKCERIKNTVFPIIFIAIEKTSILMQDPFENQPLDTPMTDLAETIEINIRQMIGETDVPEKKKPTDYYVL, from the coding sequence ATGCTCTTAAATAAAAGAATATCCATACTTGACTTTATCAAAACCATTAAGGTTGATATAGTACTTATCTCCTCGTATGCGGTTGTGGTAGGCATTTTCGATCAATACGGATTTCTTGACAAAATTTCGGTTCCTATTGGCGTTACTGCCGTTTTTGGCACTGCGGTAGCATTGCTGTTGGGTTTTCGAACCAATCAATCCTATGAACGGTGGTGGGAAGCCCGTATTATTTGGGGTGCTATTGTTAACGATTCCAGAACACTGGTTAGGCAGTGTGTTTCATTTTTTGAAAGAAGCAACGATAGCTATGAAGCCCTGGTCGGGGAAATGGCCAATCGTCAGATCATTTGGTGCTATGCGCTCGGAGAATCACTAAGAAAACTACCTTTTTCCCACAGGGTCATTAAATATACAGAATCCAATAAGACCGAAGCTTTTAATATTCCAAATGCTTTATTGTCAGAACATTCTGAAACCTTATTGAAGGCAAAAGAAAAAGGTATGGTCAATGATTTTCAGCAGGTGCAAATCGATAGCACCATCGCCAGATTATGTGATTCTATGGGCAAGTGCGAACGCATAAAAAACACGGTTTTCCCGATCATTTTTATTGCCATCGAAAAAACCTCCATTCTCATGCAGGACCCCTTTGAGAACCAGCCTTTGGACACGCCCATGACAGACCTGGCGGAAACGATAGAAATAAACATCAGGCAAATGATTGGAGAAACGGATGTACCTGAAAAGAAAAAACCGACAGACTATTATGTTTTATAA
- a CDS encoding Fur family transcriptional regulator gives MSTIKELEENLLQHNIKSTAMRLLVLEYLLERESAVSLTDIYKDFEKSDRTTIYRTLKVFEDNGMVHSIDDGTGVPKYALCSDACDVGKHDDAHIHFHCDQCGQTYCLPRFRIPHFELPENFSKNEVNLMVKGICPDCK, from the coding sequence ATGAGCACTATAAAAGAACTTGAAGAAAACCTATTGCAACACAATATCAAATCAACCGCTATGCGGCTACTGGTCTTGGAATACCTGTTGGAACGTGAGTCAGCTGTAAGCCTTACAGATATATATAAAGACTTTGAGAAATCTGACCGGACTACCATCTACAGAACATTGAAAGTTTTTGAAGATAATGGCATGGTGCATAGCATTGATGATGGCACAGGCGTGCCTAAATATGCACTTTGTTCAGATGCCTGTGATGTAGGTAAGCATGATGATGCCCACATCCATTTTCATTGTGACCAATGTGGCCAAACGTATTGTCTGCCCAGGTTCAGGATTCCACATTTTGAGTTGCCTGAGAATTTCAGCAAAAATGAAGTAAATCTAATGGTGAAGGGTATCTGTCCGGATTGTAAGTAA
- a CDS encoding AlbA family DNA-binding domain-containing protein — protein MKKRKVFAYILIGLAFGLFVIQPLAISLHMYDMQGDNGNWWKYLLASYQQEVSSWDLDQAIIKLLFGLLGIALALMFMVRQKIFQLTTRRDRLEEIKELIAAGENQQVEFKSTLRWDLRQFKPNKALEEVVAKTIAGFMNTQGGHLFIGIDDDGEPLGLIEDYRCLKKPGRDGFEQYIMQLISTKLGANYCALVDVSFYQIEGLDVCHLEIKHAHSPVYLHQDDRSHFYIRTGNGTRELDIPEALNYIEENLNGR, from the coding sequence ATGAAAAAACGGAAAGTATTTGCTTATATACTTATTGGATTAGCCTTTGGACTATTTGTGATACAGCCCCTGGCTATTTCACTTCACATGTATGACATGCAGGGAGATAATGGCAACTGGTGGAAATACCTGCTTGCTTCATATCAGCAGGAAGTTAGTTCATGGGATTTAGATCAGGCCATCATCAAATTGCTATTCGGCTTACTGGGCATTGCCCTGGCACTGATGTTTATGGTCAGGCAAAAAATATTTCAGCTTACCACAAGAAGGGATAGGTTGGAGGAGATCAAGGAGTTGATTGCGGCAGGAGAAAACCAACAGGTAGAGTTTAAATCTACCTTAAGATGGGACTTGAGGCAGTTTAAGCCGAATAAAGCTTTGGAAGAGGTAGTAGCCAAAACAATTGCCGGATTTATGAATACCCAAGGTGGACACCTATTCATAGGTATTGATGATGATGGTGAACCACTGGGTCTGATCGAGGACTACCGTTGTTTAAAAAAACCGGGACGAGATGGTTTTGAGCAGTATATAATGCAACTGATCTCCACCAAATTAGGGGCAAATTATTGCGCTCTGGTAGATGTTTCTTTTTACCAAATAGAAGGGCTTGATGTCTGTCATCTTGAGATTAAACATGCGCACTCTCCGGTCTATCTGCATCAGGACGACCGTTCACACTTTTATATCCGCACCGGAAACGGTACCCGTGAGCTGGACATCCCTGAGGCGCTCAATTACATCGAAGAAAATTTAAATGGACGTTAA
- a CDS encoding SHOCT domain-containing protein — protein MMYDWYFGGMHWIWWILWLILLFWIFLIPYPTPGQNRRKDKAMEALRERYARGEISDEEFEQKRKVLQDKKK, from the coding sequence ATGATGTATGATTGGTATTTCGGAGGAATGCACTGGATCTGGTGGATCTTGTGGCTTATCCTTCTATTCTGGATTTTCTTAATTCCATACCCTACTCCCGGACAAAACAGACGAAAGGATAAGGCCATGGAAGCCCTGAGAGAGCGATATGCCCGGGGCGAGATATCCGATGAGGAATTTGAACAAAAGAGGAAAGTCCTTCAGGATAAGAAGAAGTAG
- a CDS encoding P-II family nitrogen regulator, giving the protein MKEIKAFIKPKRVQVVVESLRDAGFESVTLSKGEGTGAHKDPEASPSLDFHFTDSPIVKLELVCQNEEMDKAVQLICGKAKTQEPGDGIIYVSEIDDAYRIKTGKSIKRFDMK; this is encoded by the coding sequence ATGAAAGAAATAAAAGCATTTATAAAACCAAAAAGAGTACAGGTAGTAGTAGAATCTCTGCGAGATGCAGGATTTGAAAGTGTAACGCTATCCAAGGGAGAAGGTACGGGAGCTCATAAAGATCCTGAAGCTTCACCTTCCCTGGACTTTCATTTTACCGATAGCCCGATAGTTAAGCTGGAGCTGGTCTGCCAAAATGAAGAAATGGACAAAGCCGTGCAATTAATATGCGGCAAAGCCAAAACGCAAGAACCTGGCGATGGCATTATTTACGTCTCTGAAATAGATGATGCCTACAGAATAAAGACCGGAAAGTCTATCAAAAGATTTGATATGAAGTGA
- a CDS encoding four helix bundle protein, with the protein MAGSFRDLTVFKKAFSLAMEVFEITKTFPSEEKYALTDQLRRSSRSVCRAIGEGYRKRQYPKHFSSKMSDADMENSETQISLDFAQACDYLTIEKYNELISKSEEVGRMINHMVEHPEKSKPRNR; encoded by the coding sequence ATGGCAGGTAGTTTTCGTGATTTGACGGTTTTTAAAAAGGCTTTTTCGCTGGCAATGGAAGTGTTTGAGATCACAAAAACATTTCCATCTGAGGAGAAATATGCATTGACCGACCAATTGAGAAGGTCATCGCGCTCAGTGTGTCGGGCCATTGGTGAAGGGTATAGAAAACGTCAATATCCAAAGCACTTTTCAAGTAAGATGAGTGATGCCGATATGGAAAACTCCGAAACGCAGATTTCACTCGATTTTGCACAGGCTTGCGATTATTTAACTATTGAAAAATATAATGAATTGATCAGTAAGTCTGAGGAAGTAGGCAGAATGATAAATCATATGGTAGAGCATCCTGAAAAGTCCAAACCAAGAAATAGATGA
- a CDS encoding efflux RND transporter periplasmic adaptor subunit translates to MMELKVNNKVRQIIEEMKKQIIYIVALVLMVSVFTGCGNKSADNSGEASHEEHSEGEAGHEGEEEGHSEEGMAELHLSDMKFASLGIKVDTLPTRALSGVVEANGQLEVPPQHEATVTAILGANVTSIKVIEGDQVSKGQVLAYLSHPNLTRLQTDYVRAYSQLQFLEKENQRQKRLYEEEVGSGKTYQQIQADYQAMKGEVKGYEAQLKQLSLNVKKVQDGDIYQYVPVVSPIDGYIEKVEVQVGQYVDPQTEMFMIVNTDHIHADLMVFEKDVHKVKKGQKLSFTVESVPGNTLTAKIYSVGKQFEQNPKAVHVHAEIDQKEDFLIPGMYINGKIRTGNNQVKALPESAIIEEEGKPYIFMAEAHEEDGKTEWAFKAVEVRTGMTEDGWVEIKLLEPLPDGTQVAWNNAYYLISEMKKSQTSHSH, encoded by the coding sequence ATGATGGAATTGAAAGTCAATAATAAAGTCAGACAAATAATAGAAGAAATGAAAAAGCAAATTATATATATAGTAGCACTGGTACTGATGGTATCAGTATTTACGGGTTGCGGCAACAAGTCGGCTGATAACTCAGGTGAAGCTTCTCACGAAGAACACAGTGAGGGCGAGGCTGGGCACGAAGGTGAAGAAGAAGGTCATAGTGAAGAAGGAATGGCCGAGCTCCATCTTTCTGATATGAAATTTGCAAGTTTGGGTATTAAGGTAGATACTCTGCCCACCCGGGCACTCTCCGGAGTGGTTGAGGCCAACGGACAGTTAGAAGTTCCTCCTCAGCATGAGGCCACTGTTACCGCTATTCTGGGAGCCAATGTTACTTCCATCAAAGTGATAGAAGGAGATCAGGTGAGTAAGGGGCAGGTATTGGCCTATCTCTCTCACCCCAACCTGACCCGGTTACAGACGGACTATGTAAGGGCTTATAGCCAATTACAGTTTCTGGAAAAAGAAAATCAACGGCAGAAAAGGTTATACGAAGAGGAAGTAGGTTCCGGAAAAACTTATCAGCAAATACAGGCAGACTACCAGGCCATGAAAGGAGAGGTGAAAGGCTATGAAGCCCAATTGAAGCAGCTCAGTCTGAATGTGAAAAAAGTACAGGACGGTGATATTTACCAGTACGTACCTGTGGTAAGCCCTATAGATGGATACATTGAAAAAGTAGAGGTTCAGGTTGGCCAATATGTAGATCCTCAGACCGAGATGTTTATGATCGTCAATACCGACCACATCCATGCCGATCTGATGGTATTTGAAAAGGATGTTCACAAAGTGAAGAAAGGACAAAAGTTGTCTTTTACTGTGGAATCTGTTCCGGGAAATACGCTAACAGCCAAAATTTATTCGGTAGGCAAACAGTTTGAGCAAAATCCGAAAGCGGTACATGTGCACGCAGAGATAGATCAAAAGGAAGATTTTCTGATCCCGGGCATGTATATCAATGGTAAAATACGTACCGGAAATAATCAGGTAAAAGCCTTACCTGAAAGTGCCATTATAGAAGAAGAAGGCAAGCCTTATATTTTTATGGCAGAAGCGCATGAAGAAGATGGAAAGACCGAATGGGCATTTAAAGCAGTGGAAGTGCGAACAGGCATGACAGAAGATGGATGGGTAGAGATTAAATTATTAGAACCACTTCCTGACGGCACCCAGGTAGCATGGAACAACGCCTATTACCTGATTTCTGAAATGAAGAAAAGCCAGACCTCTCATAGTCACTAA